From Lewinellaceae bacterium:
AGACAGGGTTTGATTGAATGAATCAGATCCGGCGCTATCCGTATGGCCGACGATCAGCAGGTCTGTATCCTTGTATTGTTTCAAGGTTTCAGCGAATTTTTGAAGATCTCTCTTATTGGATTCCTTCAAGTCTGACTTGCCGAAGTCGAACAACAACTGGCTATCGAAGGTCAGTTTAATCCCTTCGCCGACGCGTTCTACCGTTGCCGTTTCTCCTAATTCCTGCTGTATTTTTTCAGCGCGCTTGTCCATTTCATGGCCGATGACAGCGCCTGCTGCGCCGCCCACAGCGGCGCCTAGAATAGCGCCGATGGCAGTATTTTTGCTTTTGTTGCCAATAACGCCGCCGACTACAGCTCCGGAAGCAGCGCCTATTACAGCGCCTTTTTCAGTCTTAGTCATGCCCGTCTTTTCGGTTTCGTCTGTTTGGGCTTTTTGGGTGCTTTTACACCCGGCTAACAAAGTAGCGGACATAATTAAATACAATACTATTTTTCTCATGATGTTTGTTTTTGATCTGTTGTAGTGTAGTCGGGTGACTTCACTTTACCGCTTTTTGCCTCCGCCATCCTTCTTCGGGTCGGTTTTGGGGACAATAGGTTCGACGGCAGGCTGGCCGTTTTTACCTTCCGATTTGTAAGCCGACACTTTCTTTTTAGCGCCCGATTTATCCGCCGGCTTTTTTTTGCTGTTTTTAGCTCCTTTATCTTTACTCATGGTTCTTAAATTTATTTCCCCCAATACTTTAAAAAGTATTGAGTATTGTGAATGAATTTTCACTATTCAAAGATGCGTACTTTAGCTAAGGCAAGTGTTACACAATTCCGGGAAAGAGTTACAAGATTCACACATCAGGCTTACCAGCGCGTATTTCATCAAAAAAAGGCGTTCGCTTTTCTTCCACGCATTTTGCGGCATACAGGTAAAGGGCGGCGCTCCAGGTTTGCCAGTCCTGCCCCATGGGCTTGCCGTCCTGAGCTTTCAGCCATTCGTTAAATCCAAAAGCTGCCCTACCGGTATTGGAAAGTTTAATGATTTGGGTGAGCGCCAGGAGCTTTTCCCCGGCGAGCGCGTATCTTTCAGCAGCTACCAGGGCCGCCACATAAAACCCGCATATAAAGGGCCATATACCGCCATTGTGGTAGTCGCCGGGATTGTTGTAGATAGCATACCGCGCATGCCAGTCCGGGTGTTCCGGTTTGATGAAGGGAAAGAAATTGGGCGGCAGGCCAACGGCCAATTCTCCTCTTTCCATCATGCCGGCGCACTCTTTCTCGATCCAGGAAACCATTTCTCCTGCCCTCGAAGGCGATGCTATTCCGGAGAGAATGGCCAGGCTGTTGCCGAGCAGGTCGAAGCGTTCGCTGCTGTATATTTTATAGGACCAGAAAGCATAGTAAGGTTTGTGTTTTACCACAAAACCTTCGTGGACATGATGGTGCATAACCCCTCCGGTAACGGTAAACCGGCGCATCTCATGGCGCACGGCATCTGCCCTTTCGTTCTGCCCCAGGAGGCGGAGGCAGCTATACAACAAGGTGTTCACAAACAAGCCATATCCGATCACCCATTGTTCGTCGCGCCAGTCACTGGTGGGTTGCTGGGCAACCAGGTACCGGTCAGC
This genomic window contains:
- a CDS encoding OmpA family protein, whose protein sequence is MRKIVLYLIMSATLLAGCKSTQKAQTDETEKTGMTKTEKGAVIGAASGAVVGGVIGNKSKNTAIGAILGAAVGGAAGAVIGHEMDKRAEKIQQELGETATVERVGEGIKLTFDSQLLFDFGKSDLKESNKRDLQKFAETLKQYKDTDLLIVGHTDSAGSDSFNQTLSTQRAAAVSDYLAYSGVNRNRLRIQGEGEGQPVASNSTEQGRAQNRRVEIAVYANDAMKSDAQKKAVN
- a CDS encoding amylo-alpha-1,6-glucosidase — translated: MQTVNWPEIQAAKKAALEVLLHNAHGPFHGLPRTAGWGYPEPYTRDLMFSILGIAVSGNQKLLKSIRAVLETLAKNQTEHGHIPSLVHDKEDRGASDSTPLFLLGVGIFRKVTAEPDFLQEAVSKALTWMAYQCPADRYLVAQQPTSDWRDEQWVIGYGLFVNTLLYSCLRLLGQNERADAVRHEMRRFTVTGGVMHHHVHEGFVVKHKPYYAFWSYKIYSSERFDLLGNSLAILSGIASPSRAGEMVSWIEKECAGMMERGELAVGLPPNFFPFIKPEHPDWHARYAIYNNPGDYHNGGIWPFICGFYVAALVAAERYALAGEKLLALTQIIKLSNTGRAAFGFNEWLKAQDGKPMGQDWQTWSAALYLYAAKCVEEKRTPFFDEIRAGKPDV